In Candidatus Poribacteria bacterium, the following are encoded in one genomic region:
- a CDS encoding Uma2 family endonuclease — protein sequence MSSVAAQTYLTPEEYIAAERKATLKSEYLSGEIIAMSGASLAHNLITVNTVTQLYNQLTEGGCRIFTGDMRVGIGAEVSYFYPDVTVVCDEPSFEDDAFDTLINPQVIIEVLSASTAGYDRGEKFIRYRQLESLQEYLLIAQDQVQVEHYLRQDKQWVLSEFSALENVLPLVSIGAELSLRQIYRFVEFETDAAV from the coding sequence ATGTCATCTGTTGCAGCTCAAACCTACTTAACGCCTGAAGAATACATCGCTGCCGAACGGAAGGCAACGCTCAAAAGCGAATATCTCAGCGGCGAGATCATCGCGATGTCCGGAGCTAGCCTTGCGCATAACCTTATCACAGTGAACACCGTAACTCAACTCTATAATCAACTCACAGAAGGCGGATGTAGGATTTTTACCGGGGATATGCGCGTCGGCATTGGTGCAGAAGTCTCCTACTTCTATCCAGATGTAACGGTTGTCTGTGATGAACCCAGTTTTGAGGATGATGCTTTCGATACACTCATCAATCCGCAGGTCATTATTGAAGTGCTTTCTGCTTCAACAGCAGGCTATGATCGAGGTGAGAAATTCATACGCTACCGGCAATTAGAATCACTCCAAGAATACCTCCTTATTGCACAGGATCAGGTCCAAGTTGAACACTATCTCCGTCAAGATAAACAATGGGTACTCAGCGAATTTAGCGCACTTGAGAACGTGTTGCCACTCGTTTCAATCGGGGCAGAACTCTCCTTACGTCAGATTTACAGATTCGTTGAATTTGAAACTGATGCCG
- a CDS encoding cysteine desulfurase, which translates to MKNIIYMDNHATTPIAPEVLEAMLPYLTTNFGNASSTHPFGITAKDAVEKARQQVAGLLGSSEEEIVFTSGATESDNLAVRGIAYACRERGNHIITSTAEHHAILDTCHVLATEGFETTYLPVDKYGRVSPDDVEAAITPKTILMSFMYANNEVGTINPIAAVAAVAAKHGVPFHSDAVQGIGQLPSDMERLGVGLASLTAHKIYGPKGIGALYIRRNGSRPRSLFHGGGQEDGVRPGTLNVAGIVGLGAACELAKNYMETGKNCVAILRDSLHQKLNTRLEDIHLNGHPEQRLPGNLNLCFAGVQSHALLMGLKSVAVSTGSACDSESVKASHVLVAMGVPNELALTAVRFGLGRYNTAEEIDVVADEVVKAVNRLRALAPE; encoded by the coding sequence ATGAAGAACATTATCTACATGGACAACCATGCCACAACGCCAATTGCCCCCGAAGTTTTGGAGGCGATGCTGCCTTACCTCACGACGAACTTCGGCAACGCGTCCAGCACACACCCATTTGGTATTACGGCGAAGGATGCTGTGGAAAAAGCGCGCCAGCAGGTCGCTGGACTGCTCGGTTCTTCAGAAGAGGAGATCGTCTTTACCAGCGGTGCGACCGAATCGGACAATCTCGCTGTTAGGGGAATCGCCTACGCCTGCAGAGAGAGGGGAAACCACATCATCACAAGTACGGCGGAGCATCACGCAATCCTCGATACATGTCACGTTTTGGCGACAGAGGGATTTGAAACTACATATCTTCCGGTAGACAAATACGGGAGGGTGAGCCCTGACGACGTGGAAGCTGCCATTACACCGAAGACGATTTTGATGAGTTTCATGTACGCGAACAACGAAGTGGGCACGATAAATCCGATTGCCGCTGTTGCCGCTGTTGCCGCTAAGCATGGCGTGCCGTTCCATTCGGATGCGGTGCAAGGCATCGGACAGTTGCCATCGGATATGGAGAGACTCGGTGTAGGTCTCGCATCCCTAACGGCACACAAGATTTACGGACCGAAGGGGATCGGAGCACTTTACATTCGTCGAAACGGCTCTCGACCGCGTTCGCTTTTCCACGGCGGTGGACAGGAAGATGGGGTTCGTCCGGGCACTTTAAACGTCGCCGGTATTGTTGGATTAGGGGCGGCGTGCGAACTTGCTAAAAACTATATGGAGACCGGAAAAAACTGCGTGGCGATTTTGCGGGATTCACTCCATCAGAAGTTGAATACCCGTTTGGAGGATATTCATCTCAATGGACATCCTGAGCAGCGACTACCGGGTAATCTGAACCTCTGTTTTGCGGGTGTACAGAGCCATGCCCTATTGATGGGGCTTAAAAGCGTCGCGGTGTCAACTGGGTCGGCATGTGATTCTGAATCGGTGAAGGCATCACACGTCTTAGTTGCAATGGGAGTCCCCAATGAATTGGCATTGACTGCTGTCCGTTTCGGCTTGGGACGTTACAACACCGCGGAAGAAATTGATGTTGTCGCCGATGAGGTTGTAAAGGCCGTCAATCGGTTGCGGGCCTTAGCACCGGAATAG
- a CDS encoding Gfo/Idh/MocA family oxidoreductase produces the protein MYKSAILGCRGRARGHARAYEHVKGGKLAAICDMQEELLNDFGDEFGIEARYTDLDEMLSKEKPDLLHIVTAPVLRGSNKRIRYPLMNQASEHGVPAAIVEKPIAVESEDWRQISGLAERTKTKFVVNTQLNFHPQNLALKRDVAEGKIGAIKFIEASARNPPVDQAPHVLQLVSSYIDNSRPVKVQGQISGAEQLDSAQPSPANATALVTYANGVQVSVAFGPEMAPRVLPDTGNNRHKRVCVFGEKGFVHWRFESWERNLPGSGYEGGDLNYGAQDVIAQGGLTDAVFAWLDDETQEHPTHLKQSLAEFNLLLGIYYSGLTNTVVELPFDPPDGMIDMFRERL, from the coding sequence ATGTATAAAAGTGCGATTTTAGGATGTCGAGGACGTGCGCGCGGGCACGCACGCGCCTATGAACACGTCAAGGGTGGTAAACTTGCCGCTATTTGCGACATGCAGGAAGAGCTACTCAACGATTTCGGAGATGAGTTTGGCATTGAAGCTCGTTATACCGATCTCGACGAGATGCTTTCAAAGGAGAAACCGGATCTCCTGCACATCGTTACTGCGCCCGTGTTGCGCGGGAGTAACAAACGCATCCGCTACCCGCTAATGAATCAAGCCTCTGAACACGGCGTGCCTGCAGCAATCGTTGAAAAACCAATTGCTGTGGAGAGCGAAGACTGGCGGCAGATTTCCGGGCTTGCCGAACGCACCAAAACAAAGTTCGTTGTCAATACACAACTCAACTTCCATCCACAGAACCTTGCCCTCAAGCGTGATGTCGCAGAAGGCAAAATCGGTGCGATTAAGTTTATTGAGGCAAGCGCACGCAACCCACCCGTCGACCAAGCACCACACGTCTTACAACTCGTGTCGTCCTATATCGATAACTCGCGACCCGTGAAGGTCCAAGGACAGATCTCTGGTGCGGAACAACTCGATTCCGCGCAACCTTCGCCTGCCAACGCCACGGCACTCGTGACCTACGCGAACGGTGTGCAAGTCTCAGTCGCATTCGGACCAGAGATGGCACCACGCGTACTGCCCGATACAGGAAATAATCGGCATAAGCGCGTCTGCGTCTTTGGTGAAAAAGGATTCGTCCACTGGCGGTTTGAGAGTTGGGAGCGGAATCTACCGGGCAGTGGATATGAAGGCGGCGATCTCAACTACGGCGCACAGGATGTTATTGCTCAAGGTGGACTCACAGACGCAGTCTTTGCGTGGCTCGATGATGAAACTCAGGAGCATCCAACACACTTGAAGCAATCCCTCGCGGAGTTCAACCTGTTGCTGGGAATTTACTATAGCGGTTTGACAAACACTGTCGTTGAATTGCCGTTTGATCCACCTGATGGTATGATTGACATGTTCCGCGAACGCCTTTAA
- a CDS encoding cupin domain-containing protein yields the protein MKRLIFEDIYSWGVFSRDRQIDFNGHLWVRPDGNILIDPVPMSDDDQEHLKALGGAKSIILTNADHEREAAAFQKWTGSDVIVHAADADALNITAARTLQDHETIVPGLHAIHLRHGKTPGEIALYFPEKQTVLFGDLVVGEPMGALTLLADSKLSDPPKAALELRKILGLRFNTILVGDGHSIFKDARQYLIDCLQARRDIYINRIHVDEIAWQHKNAPHPYDFEDKDIDPLIGGKNLGYRVIRLQPGKMSFPMHFHNFGEEMCYVMEGACTLKTPRGDVEVSEGDFLAFPPGTIGAHKFVNSSDAPVTLFILGTTTPHDVSEYPDSNKVLPYAVGKIYRRDPSLSYWDGEV from the coding sequence ATGAAACGCTTGATTTTTGAAGATATATACAGTTGGGGGGTCTTTAGCCGAGACCGTCAGATAGACTTTAATGGACATTTGTGGGTGCGTCCAGACGGAAACATCCTGATAGATCCGGTTCCAATGTCTGACGACGACCAAGAACACCTGAAAGCCCTTGGTGGCGCGAAATCGATCATTTTGACGAACGCCGATCATGAACGTGAAGCCGCTGCCTTTCAGAAATGGACGGGGTCAGACGTGATTGTTCACGCAGCCGATGCCGACGCGCTGAACATCACAGCCGCTCGAACGCTTCAGGACCATGAGACGATTGTTCCGGGATTACACGCCATCCATCTCAGGCACGGAAAAACGCCTGGTGAGATTGCCCTCTATTTTCCCGAGAAACAGACCGTCCTGTTCGGGGATCTTGTGGTAGGTGAACCGATGGGCGCGCTGACGCTGCTCGCCGATAGTAAGCTGAGCGATCCACCGAAAGCGGCACTTGAACTGCGCAAAATTTTGGGACTCCGATTTAATACAATCCTTGTCGGTGACGGTCACTCCATCTTTAAAGATGCGCGCCAATACCTCATTGACTGTCTGCAAGCGCGTCGCGATATCTACATCAACCGCATTCATGTCGATGAAATCGCGTGGCAGCATAAAAATGCGCCACACCCATACGACTTCGAGGACAAGGACATCGACCCGCTCATCGGTGGCAAGAATTTAGGGTATCGCGTGATTCGACTACAACCCGGTAAGATGAGTTTCCCGATGCATTTCCACAATTTCGGAGAGGAGATGTGCTACGTCATGGAGGGTGCTTGTACGCTTAAAACCCCGCGAGGCGATGTAGAAGTCAGTGAAGGCGACTTCCTTGCGTTTCCGCCGGGCACCATCGGTGCACATAAGTTTGTAAATAGCAGTGATGCACCGGTCACGTTGTTCATTCTGGGCACGACTACACCGCACGATGTGAGTGAATATCCCGATTCTAATAAGGTCCTCCCGTATGCAGTCGGAAAGATTTATCGTAGAGACCCAAGTCTGAGTTATTGGGATGGCGAGGTTTAA
- a CDS encoding sulfatase-like hydrolase/transferase: MNIVFLFSDEHAGAVMGNSGHPVVRTPHLDSLAGQSYTFDNAYCNYPICTPSRLSMLTGRYPHQIGAWDLGVIADQQYQTWGDYLAEAGYETVLCGRTHFNGTDRLLGFSHRLLDDLPRWCSRNGRPPRRTPDARRGSNSHVTECGPGDHEHTEYDRNVTDLAVDFLREKVASPEDKPFLLYCGFMHPHFPLIAPPEFFSLYDPDTLELPETWNEPLESQHPIIQHHRWAWRNDIPPPEAVVRCALASYYALVSSLDVQVGRILEAIDTSPLREDTLVIYTSDHGEMAGHHGIWQKQCFYEPAVRVPLMLRLPSGESDRVAENVSLVDVLPTLLEVAGLEAPSDLPGDSLLEIARHPANETRRAVLSEYHHMGMLNAGFMLKRGDYKLCHYVGSEPQLFNVGIDPLENDDLASDPEYAAIRNEMETTLCGVVNPEQEDARAKENQRLRGA, translated from the coding sequence ATGAATATTGTCTTTCTATTTTCAGATGAACACGCGGGGGCTGTGATGGGGAATAGTGGGCATCCCGTTGTCCGAACTCCACACCTTGATAGTCTCGCTGGACAGAGTTACACCTTCGACAACGCCTATTGCAATTATCCAATCTGTACGCCTTCACGCTTATCAATGCTCACCGGACGTTATCCGCATCAAATTGGAGCATGGGATTTGGGAGTAATTGCGGATCAGCAGTACCAAACGTGGGGGGATTACTTGGCGGAAGCGGGTTATGAGACTGTGCTGTGCGGACGGACGCATTTCAACGGAACTGACCGACTCCTCGGCTTTTCCCATCGCTTGCTGGACGACTTGCCGCGATGGTGTAGCAGAAATGGAAGGCCGCCACGACGCACACCAGACGCACGTCGAGGTTCCAACTCACACGTCACCGAATGCGGACCGGGAGATCACGAACACACGGAATATGACAGAAACGTCACAGACTTAGCAGTGGATTTCCTTCGCGAAAAAGTCGCGTCCCCGGAGGACAAACCATTCCTGCTCTATTGCGGATTCATGCACCCGCACTTTCCACTGATTGCGCCACCCGAATTCTTTTCACTGTATGATCCAGACACACTCGAATTACCTGAGACATGGAACGAACCGCTTGAATCTCAGCATCCCATAATCCAACACCACCGTTGGGCATGGCGGAACGACATCCCACCGCCTGAAGCCGTTGTCCGTTGTGCCTTAGCCTCCTATTACGCGCTTGTCTCGTCCCTCGATGTACAGGTCGGGCGGATACTTGAGGCGATTGATACGTCTCCGTTACGCGAAGATACGCTTGTCATCTATACCAGCGATCACGGCGAAATGGCAGGACACCACGGCATCTGGCAGAAGCAGTGCTTCTATGAACCGGCGGTAAGAGTGCCGTTGATGCTTCGCCTACCTTCCGGTGAGAGCGATCGCGTGGCAGAAAATGTCTCTTTGGTAGATGTCCTACCGACCTTACTCGAAGTGGCTGGTTTGGAAGCACCTTCTGATTTACCCGGAGACAGTTTGCTGGAGATAGCGCGACACCCAGCGAACGAAACGAGGCGTGCTGTCCTTTCGGAGTACCATCACATGGGTATGCTTAACGCTGGGTTTATGCTCAAGCGCGGGGATTACAAATTGTGTCATTACGTCGGAAGCGAACCGCAATTATTCAATGTAGGTATTGATCCATTGGAGAATGATGACTTAGCGTCGGACCCTGAATATGCGGCGATACGTAATGAAATGGAAACTACCCTATGTGGGGTTGTCAATCCAGAACAAGAGGATGCTCGGGCAAAAGAGAATCAGAGATTGCGTGGAGCGTAG
- a CDS encoding DegT/DnrJ/EryC1/StrS family aminotransferase, translated as MQTTNRHVPHLLRSDTTLIPDVPPSNTVIFRGDGEPKTPSMMLQRLAEFDQKFTLREDTYSLGGTVEQLEKKCAEMLGKETAVFMPTGTLANHLAIRKLCGTKPRAIVQEQSHLYNDSGDCVTRLSNINLIPLAKRCPYFTLERLKTAVEQAESGRVINPVGAVMIESPVRRQSGKIMPFDEMKAVTDYCQDKQIGSHLDGARLYMMSGATGIPPADYAALFDTVYVSLYKYFGAPFGAILAGTTEFMDGLYHDRRMFGGGLASANFAAALALQGIEGFEERFNRAMIRARALFDKINALESVSIERFEHGSNIFPLKLESDVDSTRFVKTLEAHSVSVSPPDGDHAGHIMLTVNPTLLRQDIQDLFYTFERAVKESQR; from the coding sequence ATGCAAACAACGAACCGCCATGTTCCCCATTTGCTTCGATCAGATACGACTCTCATTCCGGATGTTCCGCCGAGCAACACCGTTATCTTTCGAGGGGATGGAGAGCCGAAAACACCATCAATGATGCTACAGCGACTTGCAGAGTTCGACCAAAAATTTACGCTTAGAGAGGATACCTATTCTCTCGGTGGCACTGTCGAGCAGCTTGAGAAAAAATGCGCTGAAATGTTGGGCAAGGAGACGGCGGTCTTTATGCCAACTGGCACACTCGCCAATCATCTTGCCATCCGGAAACTCTGCGGCACCAAACCGCGTGCGATCGTCCAAGAGCAAAGCCATCTCTACAATGACAGTGGCGATTGTGTAACGCGGCTGAGTAACATAAACCTCATACCTTTAGCAAAGAGGTGCCCCTATTTTACGCTCGAAAGACTGAAAACCGCAGTAGAGCAGGCAGAGAGTGGAAGAGTCATCAATCCGGTTGGGGCAGTGATGATCGAAAGCCCTGTGCGCCGCCAATCGGGTAAAATTATGCCGTTTGATGAAATGAAGGCGGTAACGGACTACTGTCAGGACAAACAGATTGGGAGTCATCTTGATGGCGCACGGCTCTACATGATGTCAGGTGCGACCGGTATTCCGCCCGCTGATTATGCGGCGTTGTTTGATACGGTGTATGTGTCGTTGTATAAATATTTTGGGGCACCGTTCGGGGCGATATTGGCAGGCACAACTGAGTTCATGGACGGGTTATATCACGACCGTCGTATGTTTGGGGGCGGGTTGGCATCAGCAAACTTTGCGGCAGCGTTGGCACTTCAGGGTATAGAAGGGTTTGAAGAACGTTTCAATCGTGCTATGATACGGGCAAGAGCACTTTTTGATAAAATCAACGCGCTGGAGAGCGTCAGTATTGAACGTTTTGAGCACGGTTCTAATATATTTCCACTGAAGTTAGAATCGGATGTTGATAGTACACGTTTCGTCAAGACGCTTGAGGCGCATTCAGTATCTGTATCACCTCCAGATGGCGATCATGCCGGACATATCATGCTGACTGTGAACCCAACCCTATTACGTCAGGATATCCAAGATCTATTCTACACCTTTGAACGCGCTGTCAAAGAGAGCCAGCGATGA
- a CDS encoding sulfatase-like hydrolase/transferase: MGSTMTSRPNIVLIMCDQMRWDAAGFAGNSVVQTPHLDRLAASGVCFENAYCASPVCSPARASWLTGLYPHAHLQLRNYGPKRMGEFGGYLPHDRITIGDMLKRAGYRCGIVGPWHLGDDHRPQHGFSDFWCTYRYQGDHPDPLFDYFETEGIENLYRSGAPGMTQYGNILEFGTINDPRQQRTTWTIDRSIEFVQQQHDNPFFLFASIKDPHPLVLVPPDLLEYYREEDMPLPSSLRDTLDGKPEFQTRGKFRIPSTVTDDEFRRMMTYYYALITHIDTQVGRLLNALEGTNTVVAFMSDHGELLGDHGYTEKCLMYEASVRVPCLLSWTDHLPSGFRVTTPLAGVDLMPTLLSFAGQTPETQIDGRSVAESILKGQEPEHQPIFAEIASLDAIYHDANEPEELAAHVMVIDGDWKYIRNRFDIDELYNLKTDPDEMRNVANRPEHQNRITQMHQQIAEMVCRTGPGPYAWCL; encoded by the coding sequence ATGGGTAGCACAATGACCTCTCGACCCAATATCGTACTCATTATGTGTGATCAGATGCGGTGGGACGCTGCCGGTTTCGCTGGCAACTCGGTCGTTCAAACGCCCCATCTGGATCGGTTAGCGGCGAGCGGTGTCTGCTTTGAAAACGCTTACTGTGCATCTCCGGTCTGCTCACCAGCACGCGCAAGTTGGTTGACTGGACTCTATCCCCATGCCCATTTACAACTACGGAATTATGGACCCAAAAGGATGGGCGAGTTCGGCGGCTACCTGCCTCACGACCGCATCACTATCGGGGATATGCTCAAACGTGCTGGCTATCGGTGTGGTATCGTCGGACCGTGGCATTTGGGGGACGACCATCGTCCACAACACGGATTTTCTGATTTCTGGTGTACCTATCGTTATCAGGGAGACCATCCAGATCCACTCTTTGACTATTTTGAAACGGAAGGGATTGAAAACCTCTATCGCTCAGGGGCACCCGGGATGACGCAGTACGGAAATATCTTGGAATTCGGCACGATCAATGACCCTCGCCAGCAACGCACCACTTGGACAATTGACCGTTCCATCGAATTTGTCCAACAGCAGCACGATAACCCGTTCTTCCTATTTGCGAGTATCAAAGATCCACACCCGCTTGTCTTGGTGCCGCCCGACCTACTGGAATACTATCGCGAAGAAGATATGCCACTACCTTCCTCTTTGCGTGACACGCTTGATGGGAAGCCCGAATTTCAAACGCGCGGAAAATTCCGTATCCCTTCAACGGTCACTGACGATGAATTCCGCCGAATGATGACCTACTACTACGCCCTCATCACACACATCGACACCCAAGTCGGACGCCTGCTGAATGCGCTTGAAGGAACAAATACGGTTGTCGCCTTCATGAGTGACCACGGCGAGTTGCTCGGCGACCACGGTTACACCGAGAAGTGTTTGATGTATGAGGCTTCGGTGCGGGTGCCGTGTCTGCTCTCATGGACCGACCATTTGCCGTCCGGTTTCCGCGTCACGACCCCTCTGGCGGGCGTGGATCTGATGCCGACTTTGCTGAGTTTCGCGGGACAGACACCCGAAACACAGATTGATGGACGATCGGTCGCGGAATCAATTTTGAAAGGGCAAGAACCCGAACATCAGCCGATCTTCGCTGAAATCGCCAGCCTCGATGCGATCTATCACGATGCTAACGAACCAGAAGAACTCGCGGCGCATGTGATGGTTATCGATGGAGACTGGAAATATATTCGGAACCGCTTTGATATTGATGAACTGTATAACCTGAAGACAGATCCGGACGAAATGCGAAATGTTGCCAATCGCCCTGAACACCAAAACCGCATCACACAGATGCACCAGCAGATCGCTGAGATGGTTTGTCGGACGGGTCCCGGTCCGTATGCGTGGTGCTTATAG
- a CDS encoding phytanoyl-CoA dioxygenase family protein, whose product MDNEVMTNEENYAFDVAGYLHVPGVLNPEEVAVLNAALDVVGERETLLGGESSHRELFRDLLIHPKLVWYLNQIIGHGFRLDQAPQLLGNREGEVGSTLIGGDEPRNPSLAYRQQNGRRSCQGVRAIWVLDDVEEGDGGLVVVQASHKSNVETPHELATGTDDMGIVVQPELKAGDLFLVAVPTLQGVRPWKSDPKRLLSYWYAARAAVQSNPHGPYSETESLPGWADEATPAQKAVLYVPGYKGSSPPPVINTDGEDTWVEEDPSVIHPSIYTRDPNSGIDEKEFYFWDLNGYLVVRGVMNEQWLAEANEAVDKFQDRIVVGEELARGSISQAGTGRPLLSGLLDLPEPYNAPFRCMIAHPTVVQRLNWMGGSGYRTSGATVFCAVKGTSGHSLHDGNEPMSPSRGYYFKNGRSYAETVTITWQLRDVEPGLGGFACVPGSHKTQYSMPSGIRTCDDTMGLVVQPVMKAGDVLFFMDGGCTHGALAWKNPVPRRGVLIKYQSKNVNWGGGVIDPQERWGDMVEDMTEEQFAVMRGPERDGRHRTVPRLVVEDGQVSVSYDPEGDSYASKHRRKPGEKQV is encoded by the coding sequence ATGGATAACGAAGTCATGACGAATGAAGAAAATTATGCTTTTGATGTAGCAGGCTATCTACACGTTCCGGGTGTCCTCAATCCAGAAGAGGTAGCAGTACTCAACGCGGCATTAGATGTCGTTGGAGAGCGTGAGACACTGTTAGGCGGAGAGAGTTCGCACCGCGAATTGTTCCGGGACCTACTGATCCATCCGAAATTGGTGTGGTATTTGAACCAGATCATCGGACACGGTTTCCGACTTGATCAGGCACCTCAATTGTTGGGGAATCGGGAGGGTGAAGTCGGTTCAACACTCATCGGCGGCGACGAACCGAGAAATCCCTCCTTAGCATATCGCCAACAAAACGGTCGGCGGAGTTGTCAGGGCGTGAGAGCGATCTGGGTGTTGGACGATGTTGAAGAAGGGGACGGTGGATTGGTTGTTGTCCAGGCAAGCCACAAGAGCAATGTCGAAACGCCTCACGAATTGGCGACCGGCACTGATGATATGGGGATAGTGGTGCAGCCGGAACTCAAGGCAGGCGATCTATTCTTGGTCGCGGTACCTACGCTCCAAGGGGTTCGACCGTGGAAAAGCGATCCGAAAAGGTTGTTGTCCTATTGGTATGCGGCGCGTGCAGCAGTGCAGTCCAATCCACATGGACCTTACTCAGAGACCGAATCTTTACCCGGATGGGCGGACGAAGCAACACCTGCGCAAAAGGCGGTCTTGTACGTCCCCGGATATAAGGGTTCAAGTCCACCACCGGTGATCAATACAGATGGCGAAGATACATGGGTGGAAGAAGATCCATCTGTCATTCACCCATCAATTTATACTCGCGACCCCAACTCAGGCATTGATGAGAAAGAATTTTACTTTTGGGATCTGAACGGGTATCTGGTGGTGCGCGGCGTGATGAATGAGCAGTGGCTTGCGGAAGCCAACGAAGCGGTGGATAAATTCCAAGATCGTATCGTCGTAGGTGAGGAACTCGCTCGCGGGTCGATAAGTCAGGCTGGCACAGGACGACCACTCCTGTCGGGGTTATTAGACTTACCAGAACCCTATAACGCACCGTTTCGGTGCATGATTGCGCATCCTACCGTGGTGCAGCGACTCAATTGGATGGGCGGTAGCGGCTATCGCACGAGTGGCGCGACCGTATTCTGCGCGGTTAAAGGAACATCGGGGCACTCGCTCCACGATGGCAACGAGCCAATGAGCCCCTCACGGGGTTATTATTTTAAGAATGGACGCAGTTATGCGGAGACCGTCACCATTACATGGCAATTGCGCGATGTCGAGCCAGGACTCGGCGGTTTCGCATGTGTACCAGGATCTCACAAGACCCAGTACTCCATGCCTTCCGGCATTCGGACGTGTGATGATACGATGGGTTTGGTGGTCCAACCTGTGATGAAAGCAGGGGACGTGCTCTTCTTCATGGACGGCGGTTGCACACACGGTGCCTTAGCGTGGAAAAATCCTGTCCCCAGACGCGGGGTCCTGATTAAGTACCAGTCAAAAAATGTCAATTGGGGCGGTGGTGTGATTGATCCGCAGGAGCGGTGGGGTGATATGGTTGAAGATATGACCGAGGAACAATTCGCTGTCATGCGGGGCCCTGAACGGGATGGTCGTCATCGGACTGTACCGAGACTGGTTGTGGAAGATGGGCAGGTGTCCGTTTCCTACGATCCAGAAGGGGATAGTTATGCATCAAAGCATCGACGAAAACCAGGTGAAAAGCAGGTGTAA
- a CDS encoding LamG domain-containing protein, whose amino-acid sequence MIRLILIAFSILCCLAMLVRHSDSEIDPTTAVGVWLFNETDGNTAHDSSENGNDGTLQGDPNWVPDGKFGNALELDGAGDYVSVPDHETLDTEISEVFSIVIWVQGTYRPNDWHGLVTKAQGWRVDMCYLLQRAANGKFEFALFGEGGNDSWTASNILPEDDTWYHVGAVYTGEEAQVYVDGVLSATRVFSAEIADTNAPVVIGTNYPGGIQPVDGLIDETAIFSVALEEEDINAIMNDGLEETLGILAVEPSDKLTLTWGDLKAGNDK is encoded by the coding sequence ATGATCCGTCTAATATTAATTGCTTTCAGTATCCTGTGCTGTCTTGCTATGCTTGTGAGACACAGCGATTCTGAAATCGACCCGACAACTGCCGTTGGCGTGTGGCTTTTTAATGAGACCGACGGTAACACAGCACATGACTCCTCTGAAAACGGCAACGATGGCACACTGCAAGGTGACCCGAACTGGGTCCCCGATGGCAAATTTGGCAATGCCCTGGAATTGGATGGTGCAGGTGATTATGTCAGCGTCCCGGACCATGAAACTTTAGATACCGAAATCAGTGAGGTATTCTCAATCGTCATCTGGGTTCAAGGCACTTACAGACCCAACGATTGGCACGGGTTAGTGACAAAAGCACAGGGATGGCGAGTCGATATGTGTTACCTGTTGCAACGGGCTGCTAATGGCAAATTCGAGTTTGCTCTTTTTGGAGAAGGAGGTAACGACAGCTGGACAGCATCCAACATCCTTCCAGAAGATGACACATGGTATCATGTGGGTGCTGTCTATACCGGTGAAGAGGCACAGGTTTACGTTGACGGCGTGCTTTCTGCCACGCGTGTCTTTTCTGCGGAGATTGCCGACACAAATGCTCCCGTGGTTATTGGAACCAATTACCCAGGCGGCATTCAGCCAGTGGATGGTCTTATCGACGAGACTGCGATTTTTAGTGTTGCTCTGGAAGAAGAGGATATCAACGCCATCATGAACGACGGCTTGGAAGAGACACTCGGTATATTGGCTGTCGAACCTTCAGACAAATTGACTTTGACTTGGGGTGACTTAAAAGCCGGTAATGACAAATAA